In Neodiprion pinetum isolate iyNeoPine1 chromosome 6, iyNeoPine1.2, whole genome shotgun sequence, one genomic interval encodes:
- the l(3)72Ab gene encoding U5 small nuclear ribonucleoprotein 200 kDa helicase, giving the protein MADAAARQLQYEYKANSNLVLQADVRLIERRSRDEATGEVMSLVGKLDGTRMGDRHQRTKPGKAEERKVKRQKRDEAQYDFTRMKGATLLSEGVDEMVGIVYRPKTQETRQTYEVLLSFIQEALGDQPRDILCGAADEVLAVLKNDRLKEKEKKKETELLLGGLAEERFALLVNLGKKITDFGSDEKTTTNEENIDETYGINVQFEESSEEDDEDVYGEVRENDDEGDEGEEANIDRAIHAENLGGAEEMKKEKPLHPLDIDAYWLQRRLSRIYDDAMVSQARAAEVLAVLRDAGDDRDCENQLVLLLGYDCFDFIKQLKKYRHMIAYCTMLASSQSESERQKIRNKMNDDLSLAKILRQLDTGKGDDDAEETMEARAQRKRLEENEDGAGGPGGQVQGSRNLIDLEDLIFAQGSHFMANKRCQLPDGSFRKQRKGYEEVHVPALKPKPFGENEKLHQVDQLPKYVQPAFEGFKTLNRIQSRLQNSALESDENLLLCAPTGAGKTNVALLCMMREIGKHINADGTINADEFKIIYVAPMRSLVQEMVGNFGKRLASYNLIVSELTGDHQLTREQIAATQVIVCTPEKWDIITRKGGEKTFTSLVRLVIIDEIHLLHDERGPVLEALVARTIRNIETTQEDVRLVGLSATLPNYRDVAAFLRIKPETGLFYFDNSYRPVALEQQYIGVTEKKALKRFQVMNEIVYEKTMEHAGRNQVLVFVHSRKETGKTARAIRDMCLEKDTLGQFLREGSASMEVLRTEAEQVKNQELKDLLPYGFAIHHAGMTRVDRTLVEDLFADRHIQVLVSTATLAWGVNLPAHTVIIKGTQVYNPEKGRWVELGALDVLQMLGRAGRPQYDTKGEGILITNHSELQYYLSLLNQQLPIESQLISKMSDMLNAEIVLGTIQNIRDAVTWLGYTYLYIRMLRCPQLYAIPHDKLKEDPLLELHRADLIHSAALGLDRSGLIKYDRKSGHFQATELGRIASHYYCTHDTMSTYNQLLKRTLSEIELFRVFSLSSEFKNINVREEEKLELQKLMERVPIPIKESIEEPSAKVNVLLQAYISQLKLEGFALMSDMVYVTQSASRLMRAIFEIVLFRGWAQLADKCLSLCKMIDRRMWQSMSPLRQFRKMPEEIVKKIEKKNFPWERLYDLGPNEIGELIRVPKLGKTIHKYIHQFPKLELSTHIQPITRSTLRVELTITPDFQWDEKIHGASEAFWILVEDVDSEVILHHEYFLLKAKYASDEHLIKFFVPVFEPLPPQYFLRVVSDRWIGAETQLPVSFRHLILPEKNLPPTELLDLQPLPITALRNSKFETVYTDKFPQFNPIQTQVFNAVYNSDDNVFIGAPTGSGKTTIAEFAVLRLLTQNPEGRCVYMVSKEALAELVYSDWVAKFNQQLGRKVVLLTGETGTDLKLLAKGQVIITTADKWDVLSRRWKQRKNVQNIQLFIVDELQLIGGEEGPVLEVACSRARYISSQLEKPTRIVALSASLADAKDASQWLGAPAAATFNFHPSVRPIPLELHVQGLNITHNASRLAAMAKPVYNAILRHAPHKPAIVFVPTRRQARMTAIDLLTFTAAEGQPSRFFHAEEADIKPFLDRMSDKTLKETLSQGVAYLHEGLSIDDRHLVEQLFDSGAIQVAVATRDLCWGLSINSHLVIIMDTQSYNGKTHAYEDYPITDVLQMVARANRPLEDHDAKCVLLCQSSKKDFFKKFLNEPLPVESHLDHRLHDHFNAEIVTKTIENKQDAVDYLTWTFLYRRLTQNPNYYGLQGVTHRHLSDHLSELVESTLSDLEQAKCVAVEDEMDTLPLNLGMIAAYYYINYATIELFSLSLNNKTKIRGLLEIISAAAEYETVPVRQREENLLRSLAARLPHAPQVARMADPHVKAQLLLQAHLSRIQLGPELQNDTELVLGKAVRLIQACVDVLSSSGWLAPAVAAMELAQMVTQAMWSKDSYLKQLPHFTSETIKRCTEKGVETVFDVMELEDDDRNRLLQLTDVQMADVAKFCNRYPNIEMAYEVQDKDKLKSGGTVNVVVQLEREDEVTGPVVAPFFPQKREEGWWVVIGDPKSNSLLSIKRLTLQQKARVKLDFVAPAPGQHSYTLYFMSDAYLGCDQEYKFTIHVGEYESDASSESESD; this is encoded by the exons ATGGCGGATGCTGCGGCTCGGCAGCTTCAATACGAATATAAAGCG AACTCCAATCTTGTCTTACAAGCTGACGTACGGCTTATAGAAAGACGTAGCAGAGATGAGGCGACTGGAGAAGTTATGTCCCTTGTGGGCAAATTGGATGGAACCAGGATGGGCGATAGACATCAAAGGACGAAACCAGGCAAAGCAGAAGAGCGTAAAGTGAA ACGTCAAAAACGTGATGAAGCGCAATATGACTTCACTCGTATGAAGGGTGCCACTCTCTTGTCAGAGGGTGTTGATGAAATGGTAGGAATTGTATACAGACCCAAAACACAAGAGACTCGTCAGACGTACGAAGTGTTACTGAGTTTCATTCAGGAAGCATTGGGCGATCAACCACGTGATATTCTCTGTGGTGCTGCTGACGAAGTATTAGCTGTGTTGAAAAATGATAGAttaaaagaaaaggagaagaaaaaagaaacagagtTGCTGCTTGGTGGTTTAGCAGAAGAGAGATTCGCCCTCTTGGTTAAtctggggaaaaaaatcacggaTTTTGGCAGTGATGAAAAGACTACAACAAATGAAGAGAACATTGATGAGACATATGGTATAAATGTTCAGTTCGAAGAAAGTAGCGAAGAGGATGATGAAGATGTGTACGGAGAGGTTAGGGAAAATGACGATGAAGGGGATGAAGGAGAAGAAGCAAACATTGATCGTGCAATTCACGCGGAAAAC CTTGGTGGTGCGGAGGAAATGAAGAAGGAAAAACCACTTCATCCGTTAGATATCGATGCTTATTGGCTTCAGCGGAGATTGAGCAGAATATACGATGATGCAATGGTATCCCAAGCAAGAGCTGCTGAGGTATTAGCAGTGTTACGAGATGCGGGTGATGATCGAGATTGTGAAAATCAGCTGGTTCTCCTGTTAGGATATGATTGCTTTGATTTTATCAAACAGCTTAAAAAATATAGACACATGA TTGCCTATTGCACGATGTTGGCATCGTCTCAATCCGAATCGGAGAGACAAaagataagaaataaaatgaatgatgATTTGTCTCTGGCAAAGATCTTGCGTCAGCTAGACACGGGAAAGGGTGATGATGATGCTGAAGAAACAATGGAAGCACGTGCACAACGCAAGCGGCTGGAGGAGAACGAGGATGGAGCTGGTGGTCCTGGTGGTCAAGTTCAAGGATCGAGAAATCTGATTGATTTAGAGGATTTGATATTTGCTCAGGGAAGTCACTTTATGGCCAACAAACGTTGTCAGCTACCAGATGGAAGTTtcagaaaacaaagaaaagg GTACGAAGAGGTCCATGTCCCAGCACTGAAACCAAAGCCATTCGGGGAGAATGAGAAACTGCACCAAGTTGATCAGCTTCCGAAATACGTACAGCCGGCGTTCGAGGGTTTCAAAACGTTGAACAGAATTCAGAGTCGGCTTCAAAATTCGGCGTTGGAAAGCGATGAGAACCTGTTGTTATGTGCGCCAACTGGAGCAGGTAAGACAAACGTCGCCCTGCTCTGTATGATGCGAGAAATCGGAAAACACATAAACGCCGACGGAACGATAAACGCTGACGAATTTAAGATAATATACGTTGCGCCAATGCGGTCGCTTGTACAAGAAATGGTAGGAAACTTTGGAAAGCGTTTGGCAAGTTACAATTTGATCGTGTCTGAACTCACGGGTGACCATCAGCTGACAAGAGAACAAATCGCGGCAACACAAGTAATAGTTTGCACACCTGAGAAATGGGATATAATAACTCGTAAAGGAGGCGAAAAAACTTTCACGTCTCTTGTCAGATTGGTGATTATCGACGAGATTCATTTACTCCACGATGAGCGAGGCCCAGTTCTCGAAGCGCTGGTTGCCAGAACCATAAGAAACATTGAAACAACCCAGGAAGATGTGCGGCTAGTCGGTTTATCGGCTACCCTTCCAAACTACCGAGATGTAGCTGCGTTTTTGCGGATAAAACCAGAAACCGGATTGTTTTACTTTGACAACAGCTACAGGCCAGTTGCTCTGGAGCAGCAGTATATTGGTGTGACTGAGAAAAAGGCACTGAAGAGATTCCAGGTGATGAACGAGATTGTGTACGAAAAAACGATGGAACATGCAGGAAGAAATCAAGTCCTAGTATTTGTTCACTCCAGAAAAGAAACTGGGAAAACTGCCAGGGCCATCAGAGACATGTGTCTTGAGAAAGACACGCTTGGTCAGTTCTTGCGTGAAGGATCTGCGTCGATGGAAGTGCTCAGGACTGAAGCTGAGCAGGTTAAGAATCAGGAACTGAAAGACTTGCTTCCGTATGGTTTCGCTATTCACCACGCCGGAATGACCAGGGTCGATCGTACCTTGGTCGAGGATTTGTTCGCCGATCGACACATTCAAGTTTTAGTATCTACCGCAACTTTGGCATGGGGAGTCAACTTGCCAGCTCACACAGTAATTATCAAAGGCACGCAGGTTTACAACCCAGAGAAAGGTCGCTGGGTGGAATTGGGCGCGCTTGATGTCCTGCAGATGTTGGGGCGAGCTGGTCGTCCACAATATGATACTAAAGGTGAGGGAATACTGATAACGAACCATAGCGAGCTCCAATATTATCTCTCGCTTTTGAATCAGCAACTCCCCATTGAATCTCAGCTTATAAGCAAGATGTCAGACATGCTGAACGCGGAGATTGTGCTTGGAACAATTCAAAATATACGAGATGCTGTTACATGGCTCGGATACACTTATCTCTACATCAGGATGTTGCGATGCCCACAACTCTACGCCATACCTCATGATAAACTTAAGGAAGACCCGTTGCTAGAGCTACACAGAGCGGATTTAATACATTCAGCTGCTCTGGGATTAGACAGAAGTGGATTGATTAAGTATGATAGAAAATCTGGACATTTTCAGGCGACCGAATTAGGTAGAATCGCGTCCCACTATTATTGTACGCACGATACTATGTCCACTTACAATCAACTCCTCAAGCGTACTTTGAGCGAGATTGAACTGTTCAGAGTGTTCTCATTATCAAGCGAATTCAAGAATATCAACGTcagggaagaagaaaaattagagTTACAGAAACTGATGGAAAGAGTGCCCATACCTATAAAGGAGAGTATTGAAGAGCCGAGCGCCAAGGTCAACGTTCTTCTTCAGGCTTACATATCTCAATTGAAGCTTGAGGGTTTCGCACTAATGTCTGACATGGTATACGTTACGCAGTCAGCATCCAGGCTGATGAGAGCTATTTTTGAGATTGTCTTGTTCCGAGGCTGGGCTCAGCTAGCGGACAAATGTCTATCCCTCTGTAAAATGATCGATCGAAGGATGTGGCAGTCAATGTCGCCGCTTAGACAGTTCAGAAAAATGCCCGAGGAAATAGTGAAGAagattgagaagaaaaacttCCCGTGGGAGAGGCTTTACGACCTTGGACCAAACGAAATCGGGGAACTGATCCGTGTTCCTAAACTTGGTAAAACAATTCACAAATATATTCACCAGTTTCCTAAACTGGAACTGTCAACCCACATACAGCCCATCACTAGATCCACCCTACGCGTTGAGTTGACGATAACACCGGACTTTCAATGGGATGAAAAGATCCATGGTGCCTCAGAGGCCTTCTGGATTCTTGTGGAAGACGTTGATTCGGAAGTCATACTTCACCACGAGTACTTCCTTCTCAAAGCCAAATACGCCAGCGACGAGCACCTGATCAAGTTCTTTGTTCCGGTATTCGAGCCTCTTCCTCCTCAATATTTCCTTCGGGTCGTATCGGACAGATGGATCGGTGCTGAAACTCAATTGCCGGTCAGCTTCCGTCACCTTATTCTACCGGAGAAAAATCTACCGCCTACCGAGCTCTTGGACTTACAACCGCTGCCGATAACCGCGTTGAGGAATTCCAAGTTCGAAACTGTCTACACTGACAAATTTCCCCAGTTCAATCCCATCCAGACGCAAGTATTCAACGCGGTCTACAATTCCGACGACAACGTCTTCATCGGCGCACCTACTGGCTCTGGCAAAACTACAATCGCCGAATTCGCCGTGCTGCGTTTGCTGACTCAGAATCCCGAGGGAAGGTGCGTTTACATGGTGAGCAAAGAGGCACTAGCGGAGCTTGTGTACAGCGATTGGGTAGCTAAGTTCAATCAACAGCTCGGAAGGAAGGTGGTTTTATTGACGGGAGAAACTGGCACGGACTTGAAACTCCTCGCAAAAGGTCAGGTGATAATAACGACTGCTGACAAGTGGGACGTCCTGTCAAGAAGGTGGAAGCAGAGGAAGAACGTTCAGAACATCCAGCTGTTTATCGTCGACGAGCTCCAGCTCATCGGTGGCGAAGAGGGGCCGGTTCTTGAGGTGGCCTGTTCGAGGGCGAGGTACATATCTTcacagcttgaaaaacctacAAGGATAGTAGCTCTTTCAGCCTCTTTGGCCGACGCCAAAGACGCCTCGCAGTGGCTGGGCGCCCCGGCGGCCGCAACGTTCAACTTCCATCCATCGGTGAGACCGATACCCCTGGAACTCCATGTCCAAGGATTGAACATCACACACAACGCCTCCCGCCTTGCGGCGATGGCGAAGCCAGTTTACAACGCGATCCTGAGACACGCACCCCACAAACCTGCGATCGTTTTTGTACCAACGAGGAGACAGGCCAGAATGACCGCAATTGATCTGCTCACGTTCACCGCAGCGGAGGGACAACCGTCGAGGTTCTTCCACGCGGAGGAAGCGGACATAAAACCGTTTTTGGATAGAATGAGCGATAAGACACTGAAGGAGACCCTGTCGCAGGGTGTTGCTTATCTACACGAAGGACTCTCGATCGATGACCGACATTTGGTCGAGCAGCTCTTCGACAGCGGAGCGATCCAGGTCGCTGTCGCGACACGGGACCTCTGCTGGGGACTGTCGATAAATTCTCATCTCGTTATAATCATGGACACCCAGAGTTACAACGGCAAGACTCATGCCTACGAGGACTATCCGATCACCGATGTTCTGCAAATGGTCGCCCGCGCCAACAGACCGCTCGAAGACCACGACGCCAAATGCGTCCTCCTCTGCCAGAGTTCAAAGAAGGATTTCTTCAAGAAGTTCTTGAACGAGCCACTTCCCGTCGAGAGTCATCTCGATCACAGGCTCCACGATCATTTCAACGCCGAGATAGTGACCAAAACTATAGAAAACAAGCAGGACGCAGTCGATTACTTGACGTGGACATTCCTTTACAGAAGACTCACGCAAAACCCGAATTATTACGGTCTTCAAGGCGTCACGCACAGGCATTTGTCCGACCATTTGTCCGAGCTCGTTGAAAGCACGCTCAGCGATTTGGAGCAGGCCAAGTGCGTGGCGGTTGAGGACGAAATGGACACCCTGCCTCTGAATTTGGGCATGATAGCAGCGTACTATTACATTAACTACGCGACCATAGAACTGTTTAGTCTCTCGCTGAACAATAAAACGAAGATTCGCGGTCTCCTCGAGATCATATCAGCGGCGGCTGAGTACGAAACGGTTCCGGTTAGACAGAGGGAAGAGAACTTGCTGAGAAGTCTCGCCGCGCGGCTTCCGCACGCACCTCAAGTCGCCAGAATGGCGGATCCTCACGTTAAGGCACAGCTCCTCCTTCAGGCGCATTTGTCCAGGATTCAGCTGGGTCCCGAGCTGCAAAACGACACGGAATTGGTCCTCGGCAAAGCTGTCAGACTGATCCAGGCCTGCGTCGACGTCCTTAGTTCGTCAGGGTGGCTGGCACCGGCTGTAGCTGCGATGGAGTTGGCGCAGATGGTGACGCAAGCTATGTGGTCGAAGGACTCGTACCTGAAGCAACTGCCCCATTTCACTTCGGAGACGATAAAACGGTGCACCGAAAAGGGGGTGGAAACTGTCTTCGACGTGATGGAACTCGAAGATGACGATAGAAACAGGCTCCTGCAGTTGACGGATGTTCAGATGGCCGACGTTGCCAAGTTCTGCAACCGCTATCCCAATATTGAGATGGCTTACGAAGTGCAGGACAAGGACAAGCTGAAGAGCGGCGGCACGGTGAACGTTGTTGTCCAGTTGGAGAGAGAGGACGAAGTCACGGGTCCCGTTGTCGCACCGTTTTTCCCCCAGAAACGCGAGGAGGGATGGTGGGTGGTAATCGGCGATCCGAAGAGCAACTCTTTGCTCTCGATCAAGAGACTCACCCTTCAACAAAAAGCGAGAGTCAAGCTGGACTTCGTGGCACCTGCACCAGGCCAGCACTCGTACACTCTGTACTTCATGAGCGACGCTTACTTGGGATGTGATCAAGAGTACAAATTCACCATACACGTTGGAGAGTACGAATCCGACGCCAGTTCCGAATCCGAGTCGGATTAA